The following are encoded together in the Pseudodesulfovibrio indicus genome:
- the araD gene encoding L-ribulose-5-phosphate 4-epimerase AraD yields the protein MGRYTEIRREAFEANIQIPALGLAIYTFGNVSAYDPDLGVFAIKPSGVPYADLKPEHMVVVDLDNAVVDGDLRPSSDTNTHSVLYRAFAGIRGITHTHSTYATAWAQACMPIPVFGTTHADHLAREVPCTEVMSDAMIRGDYETETGNQILAAFKGLSPAEVEMVLVACHGPFTWGVSAEKALYNSAVLEEIARMALLTRQVNPDAGPLKPSLIDKHYQRKHGKNAYYGQ from the coding sequence ATGGGACGCTACACTGAGATACGGCGGGAGGCCTTTGAGGCGAACATCCAGATTCCCGCTCTCGGGCTGGCCATATACACTTTCGGCAACGTCAGCGCCTATGACCCCGACTTGGGCGTGTTCGCCATCAAGCCATCGGGCGTGCCCTACGCCGACTTGAAGCCGGAGCACATGGTCGTGGTCGATCTGGACAACGCCGTGGTGGACGGTGATTTGCGCCCGTCTTCGGACACCAATACCCATTCCGTGCTGTACAGGGCGTTCGCGGGAATCCGGGGCATCACGCACACGCATTCCACCTATGCCACGGCATGGGCGCAGGCATGTATGCCCATCCCGGTGTTCGGGACGACCCACGCCGACCATCTCGCCCGTGAGGTGCCGTGCACCGAGGTGATGTCGGACGCCATGATCCGGGGTGATTACGAAACCGAGACGGGCAACCAGATCCTGGCCGCATTCAAGGGACTGTCGCCCGCCGAGGTGGAGATGGTCCTGGTGGCCTGCCATGGCCCGTTCACCTGGGGCGTGTCGGCGGAAAAGGCGCTCTACAACAGCGCCGTGCTAGAGGAAATAGCGCGCATGGCCCTGCTGACCCGGCAGGTCAATCCCGACGCCGGTCCGCTCAAGCCGTCCCTGATCGATAAACACTACCAGAGGAAGCACGGCAAGAATGCGTATTACGGCCAATAG
- a CDS encoding ribulokinase has product MSDSKYVLGLDYGTDSVRAVLVDTATGTEVSSHVFYYPRWSKGMYCDARVNRFRQHPLDYLEGLEGAVKGALASGPKGAASKVAGISVDTTGSTPVAVDKQGVALALRPEFAENPNGMFILWKDHTAIAEAAEINRHAKEWGGEDFTRYSGGVYSSEWFWSKILHTLREDEAVRDAAWSWVEHCDWIPAVLTGVTDPAAMKRSRCAAGHKAMWNELWDGLPDETFLASLDPLLAGLRERLYRETHTADLKAGGLSDEWAGRLGLRPGIAVGVGAFDAHMGAVGGEIAPYSLVKIIGTSTCDVLLAPSDELGDTLVKGICGQVDGSVLPGMIGLEAGQSAFGDIYAWFKQLLLWPLTLLGEQPGLDADAAAALEQTLADRLIPALSEAAAAIPPGETAELAVDWHNGRRTPFANQALKGALCGLNLGSDAPRIFRALVEATAYGARLIVERFREEGVPIKEVIAIGGVPKKAPFVMQVLADVLDMDIKVAKSEQTVALGAAMFAATAAGLFPSVMEAQKAMGSGFDTVYSPDPASAARYRVLFEKYRHVGDFIENNLTE; this is encoded by the coding sequence ATGAGCGATTCGAAGTATGTCCTGGGACTCGATTACGGCACGGATTCGGTGCGGGCGGTTCTCGTGGACACGGCCACCGGCACCGAGGTCTCGTCCCATGTCTTTTACTATCCCCGCTGGTCAAAGGGAATGTATTGCGACGCGCGGGTGAACCGTTTCAGGCAACATCCGCTGGATTATCTCGAAGGGCTGGAAGGGGCCGTGAAAGGAGCCCTGGCGAGCGGACCCAAGGGTGCCGCCTCCAAGGTCGCGGGCATCAGCGTGGACACGACCGGGTCCACCCCGGTCGCCGTGGACAAGCAAGGCGTCGCCTTGGCGCTTCGCCCGGAGTTCGCGGAAAATCCCAACGGGATGTTCATACTCTGGAAGGATCACACGGCCATTGCCGAAGCGGCGGAGATCAACAGGCACGCCAAGGAATGGGGCGGTGAGGACTTCACCCGTTACAGCGGCGGGGTGTATTCATCCGAATGGTTCTGGTCCAAAATCCTGCACACGCTCCGCGAGGATGAAGCCGTCCGCGATGCCGCCTGGTCCTGGGTGGAGCATTGCGACTGGATTCCCGCGGTGCTGACCGGCGTGACCGACCCCGCAGCGATGAAGCGCAGCCGGTGTGCCGCCGGACACAAGGCCATGTGGAACGAGCTGTGGGACGGCCTGCCCGACGAAACGTTCCTGGCCTCGCTGGACCCGCTTCTGGCCGGTCTGCGCGAGCGGTTGTACCGGGAGACCCATACCGCCGACCTCAAGGCGGGCGGCCTGAGCGACGAATGGGCCGGGCGGCTTGGACTGCGGCCCGGCATCGCCGTGGGCGTCGGCGCATTCGACGCGCACATGGGAGCCGTGGGCGGCGAAATAGCGCCCTACAGCCTGGTCAAGATCATCGGGACGTCGACGTGCGACGTGCTGCTGGCCCCCTCCGACGAGCTGGGCGATACCCTGGTGAAGGGAATCTGCGGCCAGGTGGACGGGTCCGTTCTGCCGGGCATGATCGGCCTGGAGGCCGGGCAATCGGCTTTCGGCGACATCTACGCCTGGTTCAAGCAGCTTCTCCTGTGGCCCCTGACCCTGTTGGGCGAACAGCCCGGCCTCGATGCCGACGCGGCTGCGGCCCTGGAACAGACGCTGGCCGACAGGCTGATCCCCGCCTTGAGCGAGGCCGCGGCCGCCATCCCGCCCGGCGAGACCGCCGAACTGGCCGTGGACTGGCACAACGGACGCCGGACGCCCTTTGCCAACCAGGCGCTCAAGGGCGCGTTGTGCGGCCTGAATCTGGGCAGCGACGCCCCCCGAATCTTCAGGGCGCTGGTGGAAGCCACCGCCTATGGTGCCCGTCTGATCGTGGAGCGGTTCCGCGAGGAAGGGGTCCCCATCAAGGAGGTCATCGCCATCGGCGGCGTGCCCAAGAAGGCGCCGTTCGTCATGCAGGTCCTGGCCGACGTCCTGGACATGGACATCAAGGTGGCGAAATCCGAGCAGACGGTAGCCCTCGGGGCGGCCATGTTCGCCGCGACCGCCGCCGGTCTGTTCCCCTCGGTGATGGAAGCGCAGAAGGCCATGGGCAGCGGTTTCGACACCGTGTACAGCCCCGACCCGGCGAGCGCCGCCCGCTACCGGGTGCTGTTCGAGAAGTATCGCCATGTGGGCGATTTTATTGAAAACAACCTGACGGAGTAG
- the araA gene encoding L-arabinose isomerase yields MISFDKFEIWFVTGSQHLYGPETLKQVERNAAEIAEALSEAMPVKIVPKIVATRSHEIAKVCREADAAEACIGLICWMHTFSPAKMWIAGLSSLNKPFVHLHTQYNREIPWSDIDMDFMNLNQSAHGDREFGFICSRLRLNRKIVVGHWQDRDVRDELGVWVRAAAAVADSRGAKVARFGDNMRDVAVTEGDKVEAQIRFGYEVHGFGVGDLAVRVKAVSDADIKSMVDEYFQAYDVSRLTAKPDDPMIREAARIEVGMRRFLAEGGFKAFTTTFEDLHGLAQLPGLACQRLMADGYGFGAEGDWKTAMLVRSMKVMGAGLQGGTSFMEDYTYHLPENGEALVLGAHMLEVCPSIAGGKPSLELHPLSIGGKDDPARLVFSTRKGAALNATIVDMGNRFRMLVNPVEVVDTPSDLPKLPVARALWRPEPNLKVSATAWILGGGAHHSGFSQSVTVEHLRDFAEMMDVEMLEIDRNTDIRAFKGEIRANEVYYK; encoded by the coding sequence ATGATATCATTTGACAAGTTCGAGATTTGGTTCGTGACTGGCAGTCAGCATCTCTATGGACCGGAAACCCTGAAACAGGTCGAGAGAAACGCTGCGGAAATCGCCGAGGCCCTGAGCGAGGCGATGCCGGTGAAAATCGTGCCCAAAATCGTGGCCACCCGGTCTCATGAGATCGCCAAGGTGTGCCGGGAGGCCGATGCGGCAGAGGCCTGCATCGGGCTGATCTGCTGGATGCATACGTTCTCGCCGGCCAAGATGTGGATCGCCGGACTCTCCTCCCTGAACAAGCCTTTCGTCCATCTGCATACACAGTACAATCGCGAGATTCCCTGGTCGGACATCGACATGGATTTCATGAATCTCAACCAGTCCGCCCACGGCGACCGCGAGTTCGGCTTCATCTGCTCCCGCCTGCGCCTGAACCGCAAGATCGTGGTCGGGCATTGGCAGGACCGGGACGTCCGTGACGAGCTCGGCGTCTGGGTGCGCGCGGCGGCCGCCGTGGCGGATTCGCGCGGCGCCAAGGTGGCCCGTTTCGGCGACAACATGCGCGACGTGGCCGTGACCGAGGGCGACAAGGTGGAGGCCCAGATCCGGTTCGGTTACGAGGTCCACGGCTTCGGCGTGGGCGACCTGGCCGTTCGGGTCAAGGCCGTTTCCGACGCGGACATCAAGAGCATGGTCGACGAGTATTTCCAGGCCTACGACGTGTCCCGGCTGACCGCCAAGCCCGATGACCCGATGATCCGCGAGGCGGCCCGCATCGAGGTCGGCATGCGCCGGTTCCTGGCGGAGGGCGGGTTCAAGGCGTTCACCACCACCTTCGAGGATTTGCACGGCCTCGCCCAGCTCCCCGGCCTGGCCTGCCAGCGGCTCATGGCCGACGGGTACGGGTTCGGTGCGGAGGGCGACTGGAAGACCGCCATGCTGGTCCGTTCCATGAAGGTCATGGGAGCCGGATTGCAGGGCGGCACATCGTTCATGGAGGATTACACCTACCACCTGCCGGAAAACGGCGAGGCCCTGGTGCTCGGCGCGCACATGCTGGAAGTGTGTCCGTCCATCGCCGGGGGCAAGCCCTCGCTGGAGCTGCACCCCCTGTCCATCGGCGGCAAGGACGACCCGGCCAGGCTGGTCTTCTCCACCAGGAAGGGAGCCGCCCTGAACGCCACCATCGTGGACATGGGCAACCGGTTCCGCATGCTCGTCAACCCCGTGGAGGTGGTCGACACGCCCAGCGATCTGCCCAAGCTGCCGGTGGCGCGCGCCCTGTGGCGTCCGGAGCCGAACCTCAAGGTCTCGGCGACAGCCTGGATTCTCGGCGGCGGCGCGCACCACTCCGGGTTCAGCCAGAGCGTGACCGTCGAGCATCTGCGCGACTTCGCGGAGATGATGGACGTCGAGATGCTGGAAATTGACCGGAACACCGATATCCGGGCTTTCAAGGGCGAGATTCGGGCCAATGAAGTCTATTACAAATAG